From the Ciconia boyciana chromosome 6, ASM3463844v1, whole genome shotgun sequence genome, the window ttccttttttggtgAAGCTTGGTGAAGACTACaactgagcagaggaaaaagtgttttgcatcatCTTCGGTACAGTTGACGATACAGGCCGCTAGAGCTTGCGCGCTTTTTAGACAACCGTGCCTTTTTTTGACTCACGGGCAGCTTTGGTTTGCGCAGCAAAAAGCGCAGCAAGAAGACGGCACGCCCTCAGACCCAGAGCGCAACCCTCCGGATGGCCACACGCCCCTCGCTGTTTTGAGGAGGAGCCGCCGAGCATCCCTGCGAGCACAGCTGCACGCGCAACATCACTTTCACCTGCGCTGATTTCAGCGgatgcagtttctgaagctttacactgaaaaccGTATCTTGACACTTCGCCACAGGAGAAGCGATCCGTAACtagaaccccacaaaaaccttgaaacaccacttgcaatcccacagcagcgacagcttcagaactatttagaccaggaacaagggagaaaaataacaccGCTTCATCGCACGCACGGGAAAGCGGCAGAGAAAAGGGTCAGCATTCGTAGCcctcacagaaaacaggcattctccttcccttcctaaagcCCTCTCTTGGGTCTAAATACCGCAGCACTACCGTGGCAGTATCGAGAGCAGGGAACAACAGCCCCGCCGCTGGACGTTTACGTAGCGGCATACATAAACAGAGGGACACGTTTTGCCACGCACAACcctgaacttcctgaaaattCACGTTTACCAAAAAGAGCCGCTTGGAGCATACTGCCCAGCAGCGTTTGGCAATAAAACTGCCATGTGGTGGACCCACGCAAATCGCTCGGTAACTTGCTATTTGCTTCccgttgtttttcttccttcagaaattCTACTTGCGGCCAAGTTATTCGCTACGGCTTCAAGCATTGACCTTCCTGGGATTACCAGCACATCTACACAGGCAAGTAACTTACCTGCTCTTCTACCATTGTCCAAATTCCAATTACAGTcatgaaagaggagtgagagagaagaaaaggagagctcaggcagcaagagagctctgcaggctgccgccACTCAGCGTcgcactcttctttttaaaccacacacacgcgccccccacaaaaaaacagaccaaaaacccCGTGaccttgtaccttttttctttcagagctcatcCCTGTCTCAGCACGCCGTCTTGTCAAAGCGTGAAGTGCAGATGATCTGTAGCCCAATGACATTTGCGTGCGATGGATACGTGTTCAGAAGGAGTCCAGATCTGTAAGACAGGTGCCATTTTGGTGGGTTTAATAATCATCACTCGAGTGTATCGACGGACACGTTTGGGAGGAAACTAACtgctgtggtttagccccagtcggcaattaagtgccacccagcagctggctcaccctccccccccagggggatgggggaaagaagccaaggagcaaaagtcagaaaactcgtggcctCAGATAAGAAGAGGTTAATCAttggaacaaaacaagaagaagaatgaattatcatgagaaggaaaacaacaagagagcaagagaggaacaaaacccaggaaaaaacaagggatgcaacccctcaccacccgccgaccgatgcccagccactcccccagcagcgatccctatcccccggccaactccccccagtctccatactgagcatgatgccagATGgcacggaatagccctttggccagcttccatcaactcttttggccgtgtcccctcccagtttctcgtgcgcccggcagagcacgggaagctcaAAACTCCTTGAccagtggaagcatttcttagcaacaactagaacatcaccgtgttatcaacattattctcaccctaaaacccaaaacacagcactataccagctactaggaagaaaattaactctatcccagacgaaaccaggacactcattcACTTTTAAACATAGCGtctccttgggggaaaaaaaatgtgttagagatgaaaaacaaaatgacaacTCGGGGCTCCCAACCACCACCGAGCAGTGGGGAAATTAACGAAAGCgaagacaaagagcagcaacgCTGTAATCCTGATCACGGACTTCAGAGACCCTCCAAGTCTACACCTCAAGCCTAGGAATGACTAGTCcttttttggaaggacaaactttttttacataaaactccTAGACTGAAGGCTCCACGGAAGAGAATGCGGAttgacccacagcacagcatgccatcaacactctaatgaaaaaaaaaaaaaggaataaaaatcaagttgaaatgtcagtttccatcacatttcactcattctatttctactggcatctaggtgctccaaaattaactctactgaCACCATAGTTCACTAACAGTGTagttgtgcatataaaaagaaaaggctcttgcCAACTTGCCCATAAAGTTagtctgaacaaacagaagagaaacacttgaccctgaagaaggtaacaggcagctcttcatttatccgagatgaaagttcattcttttaCCCGAAAGGAAAACCTTCGGAACTGCCAAGGGACCAATCCAGGAACGAGGCACGCTCCGTTACCCGCAGgtcttcatcaccttttctgcactggcagcagatttgccttttctctgggtttcaggCGGAGCATCTGTAGCGTCCCTGAACTCGCAAAGgtttctccccgctcccccggccccataCGCGCGATTCCCTGAGCGGCAAGCGGGACCGACCACGCGGGATTTTCTGCACGTGACGCCGaaggtgacactgggaaaagaggaggcaaaaaatgATCCTGTTTGTCACACCCAGCCGACGGGGAAAACACAGGGGAGGGTTCTGCCAGAGGGGCCCTGCGGGGCCAGGCCGTGCACCCCGGCAGCTCCAACCgaccggcccctctcccctttgccaggTACCGGGGAGAcaccgctgcctcccgctgccgcctcgcCCGCGCCCCCTCgcagcagggctgccccaggagagccaGGGCACCCCCACCTCGCTCCCACCCCCAGGAACGGGACCGGGAGACGCCCTCCATGCAGGGAGGGGCGCAGGGCGTGGATTTAATCCCCGAGGGAAGAGGCCAGGCTCCCCGCTGGCAGAAGGACCGctcgcctccctgctgctcagagacgctggctggggacagccctgcctgcgcccggccgctctgcagccccgctgggaGCGCAGTCCGGCCGACGGATGCTCCAGCGAATAGACGCTCCGGCTCACGGCCGCCCCCGCTCAGCTAACGTTGCTTCTGGCTAACGCACGCTCCAGACAGCGGacaccccatctccttccagctcctcctcgctaCAGCTCTGGCTAACCGAAGCTCCAGCTCCGCACTGAAGCTCCgctggatttcagctccttctccttacGAGCTCCAGCTATTTGCCACAGTCTGGGCTTTGGACAAGCTCGGAAAGCGGTCGCTGTCAGAACTTGAAAATATTACTATTAAACATCACAGCTGGATGCTGTGGAAATACCGATTCATTAGTTTGTACGATTAAGTACTTAAGAACTATTCTCAGCAGCgtacaaagaagagctgggctccaaGAGGGCGTGCGGGGTCTGAAAagcacccttccccccccagagACCACCTCAGACCCTGAGGCTGGCCCGGGGCACGCCGGCCTCCCGAACTCTGGGCTCCGACGCGACCAGACCCCCACCCTCCAGGGAGGGTCCGtgcaccctgcccaccctctgctttcccccgcagcccccaacgCCCTCCCTCCGCCCTGCgcaaacagccaaactggcttctgctttgggcccccaaaccagctcccatttctgagcccacaaacccacctgctcagcctgttctcGAGTCCCACAAATGCAGcacttcacctctgctcctcagcccaaaaACATACCGCTCGGTCCCCTCTGGCAGGTCCTGAAAATGCACGactcaagctgtttctcagccccAAAGTCAGCCACCTCAGCCTCTTTTCAAGCCCCGAGAACACAAGACCCgctctccattttcaggccccaaaccagctcaccctctctgctttccgaCCCCTTTGCGGTCCCCATGCGTGatgctgcggggtggggggagcggagccaccccacagccctgcacccccagggccacacATGCAGTTTCGGGGAGCACTTGGACACTGCGGAGGGCCCGGCCCCACACCTCTGCAGGGccgcaccagcacaggcagggcatcgCTTTATCACGGCTGCTTCCGGCTCGCTTTCTCCGGCACTGGTTTGGGGTGCCGGgcccgcaccccaaacccccgcgGCCCCAAGCAcccccgcggggagccgggcccagccgcctccaggaacccccgcccgccgcagccgcggcCCTTCCCCGCCACTCTGGCCACCGgcacccgcccggcgccgcaggagccccccgggccgccgctgcccgacctgcgccgggagcggcagaggctgcccagctccacaagCAGAACCTGAGAGCCAGATGGGGCTGCCCCTACTCCCCCCGGCTCGCACACGGGCTcggccccaaaaccccccgacGAACCCCAGGAGAGCGCTCGGCCCggggctgctttttcccccgACAGTCCCAAGAGAACAGAGCCTGCACCCGCCCCTATTTcatacagggatggggagcaggacagaggactggaaagagaaaaggaagacaagggagaagaCTGAGGTGCCACCAGAGAATTAAAGGCcgaaagaaaaggtcagagacGTAGAGAAATCAAACGCAGTAGGGAcgagaagccctgcagagagatggagcaagaaaaggcagggtcagcgagcaggacagagggatagagaggtgggggggaaaggagaggaagaagaacagaggaacGTGACGGCGACAGGGCGCAGGAcatacagacagagagagaaaaaccacagggaacaggacgaagggactgggaaagcaagaaagggtcagatttgtacaaagagaccaagaaggggggggaaaaaaaaaagcaagccatgggctagaggacagaggcagaggaagaggaaaaaagggccagggagcaggacagagaaggagagaaaggaaaaagcggAGACAGGGCAGAGggtcagggagaggaagcaagggacagggagcaggagagaggtggagaaagaagcgctggggcagaaggatagaaagagaaaaaagacagacaggaagaaggatggCGGACGatagagagaggggaaaaagaaggacgaggagcaggacacagattgtcagacagggacagggagcaagaCCACGCGCTGGCTGAcgcatacagaccctgcggtgcacgctggCGGCCTGGCCTGCCGCGGACTACGAGGAGGGATCCTTCCTCACCcggagaggcaggctctctcttgcctgcagcggGAGGCAGCCACCAGacggccttccatttcttcttctttacccttctctggcttctttctccagcttcagccgcggcagctcctgtccacagccagcaagcgctccgcccgtcccttttcgcccccacgccgcgaggagagccaggccaggcacagacaatccacgcaagcctgaggcgggtgccgtcaccagcagccccaggggaggaagggacgacCGTGTCCTCAgcgcagcctctgggagagggaaagaagaagcagacaccgttattaccgcagatcgcccccggctgaagcctctccttccgCAGGGGCTTCTCGAGACGCGCGGAAGGCCAGCTTGCCACCGGCACGACGGGGCTCGGGAGCGacctggggctacgggacaggcttcaggggaggggctggagctgggggcagctgcgCGTGGGGGGgcaagcggggccgggggaggctcAGGGGGAGCTCTGGAAGCGGGGAGCCGCCCGGCGTCTGCGCCTGGGGGGGTGTccgccttcttcccctctccccttctctcagcTCTCGGGCaactccctggggctgccctgaccCAGCTCGCCTCCGGCACACCGGCAGCCTGCCGCAGCGGGCGGTTCGAGGCTTCCCGTGCCGCCACCCCCGGGCGGCCTGCGGGCAGGAGACAGCCCCGCACCCGCCGAAGGAGCTCGCTCGCCTCACCGGTGGCCTCAGCCCTTTCCCGCCGCCGAGACCCGCGCCCAGCGCGCCGCCATGCCGCTCCcgggcaccgcgcatgcgccggcCGCCGACGGCGCGCCGGAGGGGCCAGACGCGGCGCGCGAACGCCGGGCGGCAGCACCGCGCTGCGGCCGTGCCGCCGCTGCGCCCTGTGCGGTGCCGGCGCTGCAGTTCCGCCTGCGGCCACCAggcggcaccggcagcagcgGCGAGCGcccggcggggggcgcgggcccAGGGGCGGCACCGGCGCCGCAGTCCCGCGCTTCGCGCGCCCAGCGCCCGCCGGCTCCGCGcacgcggggcggcggcagcggcgtTTCCTTACCGGGAGGCAGCGACGAGCGCGGCCGTACCGCCCTGCAGGCACCGCGGCACCGCCTTGCCGTTACCGGCGGACGGCAACGTGGAGCGCGGCGCAGCCTCCGCGCATCCGCGGCGCCCCGCCTGCAGAACCGAGCTTTGGtcggcgggcggcggcagcgccctGCCCCGGGGTTCTCCCGGCACGGAGGCCTTCCTGCTCCCCGAGCCCGAGGGCAGGCGCCGGGGCCCCAGCCCTCGCGGAGCTGGGAGCCCCGCGGGGAGGCGGCAGGGTCCCGGCAGGGACGCCCCGAGGCCTTGGCTATCTGTGTGCTCCCGCCGAGGGGGCAGCCCCGTGGCGCACCGGGTTCTTGGCTTTGCCTAAAAGTAAAACGTCAGTGAGGACAAGAGGGTTATTTCTTGTAAAAGTATCCCCTCCCCTTTCGGGCTTCTGCATAGCCAAGAAAAGCTTCCAGGTCTGTATGTGGGGGTGTATATATAGGGTCTCTGTCTATTTATTTGTTGACATTATATATACACAGTTTTTCATCAGTCCTAAGCAATTTCCCTGCTTCGGTGCTGAGCAGCAATCCAAGCCAGCAACCAACCGCTGGCTGACACAAGCCCTGGGGGCTGTAGGATGCCTCATGCTTTTCTGGTTTAACATCAATCTCGGGTGATCCCCGCAAGTGCTTAGGCTGATATTGCTCGGTGGTTACAACCTGTGGTTTTTCTGTTCACTGAGTAACAATCTCCAGTTCCTCCCGCCAGGATCTTTGCTGGAAACTGGCATATTTATTAGTAGCCCTTGGGCATTTTTCTAAGGCCACCTGCTTTTTACAGCCAGAGCACTGAACTGCGCTGCCTTCCCAGCCTAATTTATTCTCGACTTCCCAGTGCCAGGAACAAGCAGCAGGACGAGGCTATACGACACACCACTGCAGGGAATCCCAGCCTACAGGAGGCCCTGGCATCATGATTATGCACAAACCTGGTGTGCCGGGGCACCGTGTCCTTGGGGCTGGGACCCAGGTGGCCAAGGCTCCCCCACCAGACTTGGCAACGGGGCCAGAAGTCAGACTTGGCACTCAGAAGCCCAGAAGCGGCACCAAAAAGGTTTTCTATTGCCTCCATCCATCCCAGGCCCTGCCAATTTGGGTTGCATCAGCGCTGTGGCTTGCCGTGAGCAGCACGTCTCACCCCTCGCCGCAGCCCCAAGCATTTAATGGCCCTGCTGTTTTCGGGGGGAGGTTCAAACCGCacttccctctcctgctccagcacctgcagctccGCTGGTGGCCATCCTCCCTTGCTTCCCCTTTGTCACCCTCTGGACGGCGGcggcagccctgcccagggttCTGCCTCCCCTCCCGGTGCCCACCAACTGGAGAGCGTGGCTTGCTCTCCCGCTTCGGCATTTGCTCATTCCCCATGGCAGTCAGGAAggaaatttatcttttttaatccCCCAGCTGGGTGCAGCAGATGGGTTTTGCCTTGCCCTGCCGCATCTTGGTCACCGCAGGATGGGAAGGCTCGAGGCAGCAGacacagcacagagaagccCTGGTTTCCGTTTGggagctgctcctgcatggTGGAGAGACAAGGCAGCTCCTGTCTGCCCCATGGggcttctctccctcctccgATCCCAAGGGGCCGCAGCCATCACTGGCCACGGCTCTCTGCCAGGGGCCACTGCTTTAGGCTTCAAAGTTGGGTGGCAGTGAAACCCATGGCTAGATTTTAGGTGAGACAACCTCAGAGCCCGGTCTGAAATGCAGATGGCTCCAGGTTGCCCCTCCAGCAAGGAGCTCCCCACACCAGGGTTTTCCAGCTACTCCAGGGCACAAGCCCTACACTGGGGCCAGCAAGGCCATCCCCAATGGTGTTCCTGTTGTCATCCATTTGCCCCCGCTCCCGGCATTATCCTGGCAAAAGCACACATGCATCTGTGGTCCCCCTCCCACCTCCATGGTCCCCCTCCCACCTCCACCACAGCTCTCACTTCAGCCTTGTCCCATGTCAGAGCCGTCCTGGGAAGAGGAACTAACCAGCAAAAATAGGGGAAATGAGCCTGTCCATATGGAAAGAGTCATAGCTTTCACAGCAGAAGCTGCTTTAATTGTTTAttccccaaaacacacagcagCTGCCCTGTGCCGCTGAAACCGGGGGCCCAGCCACGCGCCAGCATCCCTGTACCACTGGGACCAGCTTCCTGCGGCTCAGCAATCCTGAGCAGGAGATGCTTTTCCCAGCTGGGAGCACTGCGGACCCCAGGGGAAGGACAGGGATGGGGTAGAGGAGGGTGCAGAGGGCCCTAACGTAGGTGTTGTTGGGGGGCACACACCTGTGCCATGGGTTGGCCCCCATCGGGGGGACCTCCAAACCCACTAGTGCCTGCCCCAGGGTCTCAGGCAGCCTCTTCCCCAAGAGAGAAGGGAGACAAGCATTGCACTGGCCCCCACACTGAAACCGCACCGCACCACCTCCTCGCTTCCTCTCCTCGCCTGTGCTGCGGAGGAAAGCCTTGGAGTCAGCAGCAACGCCCACGCAACCAGGGCCAGTTCTCACCCCGTCATGTGAGCAGGGCCCCAAGGCCACGGGGCCAGGGAGAGGTCCCTTGCATGGCACAAAAGAGCCAGGGTCacccaggggcagggaggatTCATCTGGGGGAGTCACCCACGTGCTGGCCAAGGGAGATTCACACAGCGAAATTCCCTGGGCACAGTGAAGAGCTGAAGGTGAGATTCTTCCCCGTCCCAtacccagcagagcagctttcaTGGGGAGGCAATGAGCTCTGGGCACCTCTATTTTCTGCTCTCCACCCACTTGTCTCAGCTCCACTCAGCCATTTCTCACATTCATCAGTTCtcacttctcctttctcttttgttaaTTCAACCCCCAAAAGGAGGAACCACCCAGCAGCTGCACCCCCAGCCAGCTCAtttccccagctcccacctCACTGCTTGGACATCTGGTGAGGACCCTGCGCCTTGTTCAGCCatgggctgggtgctggggggggtccTGCTCGCCTGGGTGCTGGTGGCTTGGGTTAGAGGGGCTGAGCCGTCCCAGGAGCTGTCCTCCTCTGCGGGTTTTCTGGAGTGCAAGAATGCCCTGAAGCTCCCAAGTCTGGAAGTgctgccgggggggggctgggatAACCTCAGGAATTTGGATATGGGCAGAGTCATCAACCTGGGCTACTCGCTGTGCAAGACCACAGAAGACGGGTCTTATATCATCCCAGATGAGATCTTCACTATCCCTCGCAAGCAGAGCAACCTGGACATCAACTCCGAGATCATTGAGTCCTGGAAAGATTACCAAAGCATCACCTCTGCCTCCATCAACCTGGAGCTGTCCCTCTTCTCCTGCATCAACGGCAAGTTCTCCTACGACTTCCACCGGACCAAGACCCACCAAGTGAAAGACCGTGCTGTCACCACCCGAGTGCAAGTCAGGAACCTGGTTTACACTGCCAAGATCGACCCAGGGGCAGTCCTGGACAAGGGCTTCAAGAAGCAGCTGCTGACGATTGCCGGCCACCTGGAGAACAACCAGACGCGGATGGCTGATTTTCTGGCTGAGATGCTGGTGCTTAACTACGGCACCCACACCATCACCTCCGTGGACGCCGGAGCCAGCTTGGTGCAGGAGGATCAGATCAAGGCAACCTTCCTGAAGGACAGCTGGGCCACACGGAGTGCTGTCACCGCCTCGGCCGGCGTGGCCTTCCACAGCATCATCAGTGTGAAAAACGAGGAGTCCCTGGACATCAGCTCTGGCTTCACCAAGCAGTATCTGGAGAACCGCACCAACTCCAGGGTAGAGAGCATTGGCGGGACCCCCTTTTATCCAGGCATCACCCTCAAGACCTGGCAGGAGGGGATCAGAAACCAGCTGGTGGCTCTCGACCGCTCAGGGCTGCCCCTGTACTTCTTCATcaaccccagcaccctgccagagctgcccaCCCCCACGGTGAGGAAGCTAGCCAAGCGAGTGGAGTTGGCTATTCGCCGCTACTACACCTTCAACACCTACCCGGGCTGCACTGACACCACCTCACCCAACTTCAACTTCCATGCCAATGCCGATGATGGCTCCTGCAAGGGTGCCATGAACAACTTCACCTTTGGGGGAGTCTTCCAGGAGTGTGCTGGGCTGACCGGCCCCGACACTAGCACCCTGTGccgggggctggagcagaggaaccCACTCACTGGGGCTTTCTCCTGCCCCACCACCTACACTGCGGTACTGCTGGGCGTGCAGGAGCGGGAGGAAGGCCACAGCCATCTGGAGTGCCACAACAAGTGCATCCTGGGCATCTTCTGCCACCGCGAGTGCCGGGACGTCTTCTGGCTCTCCCGGGTGCAATTCAGCGCCTACTGGTGTGCTACAAACGGGCCAGCGGCCCCAGGCTCGGGATACCTCTTTGGAGGGCTGTTCAGCGCCCACAGCGCCAACCCCATCACCGGTGCCCAGTCCTGCCCCTCGGGGTACTTCCCCCTGAAGCTCTTTGACGAGCTCAGGGTGTGCGTGAGCCAGGATTACGAGGGGGGCAGGCAGTATGCAGTGCCCTTCGGGGGCTTCTtcagctgccaggcagggaaCCCCTTGGCGGGGCGGCACCAGGGCACCGCCGAAGACCCCCATGCCAAGAGCTGCCCCCCAGGCTTCAGCCAGCACCTGGCGCTCATCAGCGATAGCTGCCAGgtggagtactgcgtccaggCTGGCATTTTCACAGGGGGCTCGCTGCCACCTGCCCGCCTGCCACCCTTCACCCGGCCCCCCACTAACCTGCCGGCCATCGACACCGTGCTGGTGAGcagtggggacggggacagtaCCTGGGTCAGGGATGGGCAGAACCACACGTGGCGGCTGGCCCGGCCAGAAGAGATCCAGCACGCGGCGGACATggtgaggggccgggggctgATGGGCGGCGAGGTGGCTGGCATCACCGCGGCAGTCCTGGTGGGGCTGGCCACCATCCTGGCGACGGTCTGCTACAGCTGCCGGAGGTACAAGGCAAGGGGGTACCGCGCGGTGGGTGAAGGGGACAGCCTGGTTGCCGCGAGCCCCGAGGACAGCACCGTGCTGACTGTGGGCGAGGGGTACCAGCAAGAGCCGGAGGGGCCGATGGTGTGagcgtccccccccccccagctgccagACGATGCCTTGTGCCCCAAACCCAGGCAaagccccctgcccgcccccttTTCAGGGGCAAAGCTGCTGCAGCGCcaccagccccctgcccctcaCCCCCTGGAGCCGAGGGTCCCTTCCCCACGGAGGCCCCAGGCTCTCCCCTCCACCAGATGCCCAAGTTCCAGTCTCGAACACCTGGGAGGCTCCGCGGCCCGTCAGACATCCCTCCCTGGCTGACCTCGGAGGCCAACTCCCAGGGTCAACCCCCGTCATCAGGGCCCACCATGATGTCCCTCCGCCAGCCCCTGCACCTCCACGGCTGCATCTCCCCCCTCCAACCAGTcccggggctctgccccggcAGAGAGGAGTGAGTTTCCCCTCCACTGCAAGCCGTGCCCCAgctgtccccccaccccaaaagcaaaaataggGGACCCCGAGCCTTTCAACAAGCcgctggggacaccggggtgcCCAAGGAGAAGGAGACCCTGCGCACAGCCATCTTCTTTCCCCCAGGCTGGCCCCAAAAAGCCAGGGGAAGCTGTGCaacccccccaccctcccccgaCACACAGCAACACCAGCAGGACTCGAGCACGTCCACAGCAGAGACTCGCTACTTGTAAAAACATTGGGTCAGGACGCGTGCTGGGGCCTGACTCCTGGGAAAGGACCCCCAGCCCTCCAAGCCCCCCAGCCACCGCAGGCGCCCAGGGCCAGCACAGACAGCCCTGGCGATGCTTCGCCTCGCGGGAAGGGAGCGCGTGGAGGGGCCCCGTGGGGACCTGCACGGAGTTGGCCACCGATTTCTGCCCGCTGCAACCGGAGGGCAACCCCTGCCTCCATGTATATCTATCAGGATAGATATACACACGCATGCAGAGAGGCACGGATAGGTTTTATTTCAGCCGGCAAAGAATTGCGTAGGCAACatggcattaaaaaagaaaaaaaaaaagtcacgtCGTTAAAAGACTGTCATGTTAAGAGCCATCAGGCCAGCACCCGGGGAGGGTGGGGgacctccccttcctcccccagatCACGGGAGGGTTTTGCATAGCTCCAGCCAGGGTTTTTCTGCAGTGGGGGAAGCCCGGGGCTCAGGTGGAGCAGAAATcacactgctgcagctcccctggCTGCAGAGCCACCCAAAACGGGGGTTTTCCTGGGGAAAGATGTTTTCTCCCTTGAGGTAGAAAAATAACATCCCATACGAAGGACGGCTGGGAACAGACCAGTGCAAAGGGCCATCGGGGGACAAGGGGTGCCTGGCCCTCCCCACGGTGCCCCCTCGCTCGCCTGGCCACACAGACGACGGACAGAAGACAACAGAGAGGCCAGGCCGTGCAGGGACAGCAAGCGTCCCCCGCCATCCACTTTATTGACCCCCACTCCCTCCTCCGCGGGCGGCTGGCTGAGGGTGACGCACCCCCCAGGCcggggagaggaaaaacagtgacCACAACAGCACGATGCACAGCAGGACGGGCCCCCTCCTGTGCCACCGTCCCCTGGGACAGAGGGCGAGATGACCCCCCCAGGAAAACCAGGAGGGGAATGCAACAAAACGGGCCAGGAGGCCCCAACCCCCCCCAAGGGAGCaacagtgcagggctgggggcagcctgggcagtggtgggtgctgccccccaCTCCGCTCTCCAACCCCGGGGGTCTTGCGGGACAGGGGCATGAGCGCAGCCAGCTCCCATCAGTGGGGAGAGTGTCCCCAGGGCAGCCACCAAAGCCGTGGGGACCTCCCCGGCACAGGTGACTCTGAGAGGCCCTACGAAGTCCCCGGGGGGCTGGCAAGGACCCCAAGATGCCATgcaaccccccccccctcccctggctCCCGTCACCCACACTCCCCTCCCCACGCCAACCCACTGCCAGCCGGccacctccccctccgcccAAGGCCTCCacagggacctctggagatggTGCTGGGACCCAGCAAGAAGGGGAACGGTTCCCACCCACACCTGCGCCTGGCCCCACGGGTGACAGTGCCACCGTGGGGCACTGACCCCCTTCAGGGCGGGGGGTCCCCACAGTCGGGGAGTGGTGCTGCCCCTGTCCTGTGTTGTgtccgtccccccgccccgagtGCCACTGGG encodes:
- the MPEG1 gene encoding macrophage-expressed gene 1 protein, translated to MGWVLGGVLLAWVLVAWVRGAEPSQELSSSAGFLECKNALKLPSLEVLPGGGWDNLRNLDMGRVINLGYSLCKTTEDGSYIIPDEIFTIPRKQSNLDINSEIIESWKDYQSITSASINLELSLFSCINGKFSYDFHRTKTHQVKDRAVTTRVQVRNLVYTAKIDPGAVLDKGFKKQLLTIAGHLENNQTRMADFLAEMLVLNYGTHTITSVDAGASLVQEDQIKATFLKDSWATRSAVTASAGVAFHSIISVKNEESLDISSGFTKQYLENRTNSRVESIGGTPFYPGITLKTWQEGIRNQLVALDRSGLPLYFFINPSTLPELPTPTVRKLAKRVELAIRRYYTFNTYPGCTDTTSPNFNFHANADDGSCKGAMNNFTFGGVFQECAGLTGPDTSTLCRGLEQRNPLTGAFSCPTTYTAVLLGVQEREEGHSHLECHNKCILGIFCHRECRDVFWLSRVQFSAYWCATNGPAAPGSGYLFGGLFSAHSANPITGAQSCPSGYFPLKLFDELRVCVSQDYEGGRQYAVPFGGFFSCQAGNPLAGRHQGTAEDPHAKSCPPGFSQHLALISDSCQVEYCVQAGIFTGGSLPPARLPPFTRPPTNLPAIDTVLVSSGDGDSTWVRDGQNHTWRLARPEEIQHAADMVRGRGLMGGEVAGITAAVLVGLATILATVCYSCRRYKARGYRAVGEGDSLVAASPEDSTVLTVGEGYQQEPEGPMV